The Canis lupus dingo isolate Sandy chromosome 8, ASM325472v2, whole genome shotgun sequence genome has a segment encoding these proteins:
- the DCAF4 gene encoding DDB1- and CUL4-associated factor 4 isoform X2, whose translation MYKNNWQNRRRGRRSHQQNSRLRQHGSDERCNSVAEQSPQDSGPISDDESPSTSSGSAGSSSVPDLPGFYFDPEKKRYFRLLPGHNNCNPLTKESIRQKEMESKRLQLLEEEDKQKKKIARVGFNASSLLQKSKLGFLNVTSYCRLAHELRVSCMQRKKVQIQSSDPSALASDRFNLILADTNSDRLFTVNDVKVGGSKYGIISLRGLKTPSLKVHMHENLYFTNRKVNSVCWASLNHLDSHILLCLMGIAETPGCATLLPASLFVSSHPGDRPGMLCSFRIPGAWSCAWSLNIQANNCFSTGLSRRVLVTNVVTGHRQSFGTSSDVLAQQFALMAPLLFNGCRSGEIFAIDLRCRNQGKGWKATRLFHDSAVTSVQILQEEQNLMASDMAGTIKLWDLRTTKCIRQYEGHVNEYAYLPLHVHEEEGIVVAVGQDCYTRIWSFHDACLLRTIPSPHPTSKADIPSVAFSSRLGGFRGAPGLLMAVQQDLYCFSYT comes from the exons atgtataaaaacaacTGGCAGAATAGAAGACGTGGGAGAAGGAGCCACCAGCAGAACTCTCGGCTCAGACAGCATGGTTCTGATGAGAG GTGTAACTCAGTGGCAGAGCAAAGCCCACAAGATTCTGGTCCCATCAGCGATGATGAGTCCCCATCGACCTCATCCGGCTCAGCTGGGAGTTCTTCTGTGCCAG ATCTGCCAGGGTTTTACTTTGACCCCGAAAAGAAACGCTACTTCCGCTTACTCCCCGGACATAACAACTGCAACCCCCTGACAAAGGAGAGCATCCgccagaaggagatggagagcaAAAGGCTGCAGCTGCTGGAGGAAGAAGACAAGCAGAAAAAG aaaatagccAGAGTAGGCTTTAATGCATCTTCATTGCTACAGAAAAGCAAGCTGGGTTTTCTCAATGTCACCAGTTACTGCCG tTTAGCTCATGAGCTGCGAGTGAGCTGCATGCAGAGGAAAAAGGTCCAGATTCAGAGCTCGGATCCCTCCGCTTTGGCAAGCGACCGATTTAACCTCATACTG GCGGATACCAACAGTGATCGACTCTTCACGGTGAATGACGTAAAAGTTGGAGGCTCCAAGTACGGCATTATCAGCCTGCGAGGCCTGAAGACCCCCTCACTCAAGGTGCATATGCATGAAAACCTGTACTTCACCAACCGGAAG GTGAACTCTGTGTGCTGGGCCTCACTGAATCACCTGGATTCCCACATTCT GCTCTGCCTCATGGGAATCGCAGAGACTCCAGGCTGTGCCACCCTGCTCCCAGCATCGCTGTTCGTCAGTAGCCATCCAG GAGACCGGCCTGGCATGCTCTGCAGCTTCCGGATCCCTGGCGCCTGGTCCTGTGCATGGTCCCTGAACATTCAGGCAAACAACTGCTTCAGTACAG GCTTGTCTCGGCGGGTCCTAGTGACCAACGTGGTGACGGGACACCGGCAGTCCTTTGGGACCAGCAGTGATGTCTTGGCCCAGCAGTTTGCCCTCATG GCTCCTTTGCTGTTTAACGGCTGTCGTTCTGGGGAGATCTTTGCCATAGATCTACGTTGCCGAAATCAGGGCAAGGGCTGGAAGGCCACCCGCCTATTCCATGACTCAGCAGTGACCTCTGTGCAAATCCTCCAAGAAGAACAAAACCTGATGGCATCCGACATGGCAGGAACG ATCAAGCTGTGGGACCTGAGGACCACTAAGTGTATAAGACAGTATGAAGGTCATGTGAACGAGTATGCCTACCTGCCCCTGCATGTGCACGAGGAAGAAGGAATTGTGGTAGCAG tggGCCAGGACTGCTACACGAGAATCTGGAGCTTCCATGACGCCTGCCTGCTCAGAACCATACCCTCTCCACATCCTACCTCTAAGGCTGACATACCCAGTGTGGCCTTCTCTTCTCGGCTCGGGGGCTTCCGGGGAGCCCCAGGGCTGCTCATGGCTGTCCAGCAGGACCTTTACTGTTTCTCCTACACCTAA
- the DCAF4 gene encoding DDB1- and CUL4-associated factor 4 isoform X1, whose product MYKNNWQNRRRGRRSHQQNSRLRQHGSDERCNSVAEQSPQDSGPISDDESPSTSSGSAGSSSVPDLPGFYFDPEKKRYFRLLPGHNNCNPLTKESIRQKEMESKRLQLLEEEDKQKKKIARVGFNASSLLQKSKLGFLNVTSYCRLAHELRVSCMQRKKVQIQSSDPSALASDRFNLILADTNSDRLFTVNDVKVGGSKYGIISLRGLKTPSLKVHMHENLYFTNRKVNSVCWASLNHLDSHILLCLMGIAETPGCATLLPASLFVSSHPAGDRPGMLCSFRIPGAWSCAWSLNIQANNCFSTGLSRRVLVTNVVTGHRQSFGTSSDVLAQQFALMAPLLFNGCRSGEIFAIDLRCRNQGKGWKATRLFHDSAVTSVQILQEEQNLMASDMAGTIKLWDLRTTKCIRQYEGHVNEYAYLPLHVHEEEGIVVAVGQDCYTRIWSFHDACLLRTIPSPHPTSKADIPSVAFSSRLGGFRGAPGLLMAVQQDLYCFSYT is encoded by the exons atgtataaaaacaacTGGCAGAATAGAAGACGTGGGAGAAGGAGCCACCAGCAGAACTCTCGGCTCAGACAGCATGGTTCTGATGAGAG GTGTAACTCAGTGGCAGAGCAAAGCCCACAAGATTCTGGTCCCATCAGCGATGATGAGTCCCCATCGACCTCATCCGGCTCAGCTGGGAGTTCTTCTGTGCCAG ATCTGCCAGGGTTTTACTTTGACCCCGAAAAGAAACGCTACTTCCGCTTACTCCCCGGACATAACAACTGCAACCCCCTGACAAAGGAGAGCATCCgccagaaggagatggagagcaAAAGGCTGCAGCTGCTGGAGGAAGAAGACAAGCAGAAAAAG aaaatagccAGAGTAGGCTTTAATGCATCTTCATTGCTACAGAAAAGCAAGCTGGGTTTTCTCAATGTCACCAGTTACTGCCG tTTAGCTCATGAGCTGCGAGTGAGCTGCATGCAGAGGAAAAAGGTCCAGATTCAGAGCTCGGATCCCTCCGCTTTGGCAAGCGACCGATTTAACCTCATACTG GCGGATACCAACAGTGATCGACTCTTCACGGTGAATGACGTAAAAGTTGGAGGCTCCAAGTACGGCATTATCAGCCTGCGAGGCCTGAAGACCCCCTCACTCAAGGTGCATATGCATGAAAACCTGTACTTCACCAACCGGAAG GTGAACTCTGTGTGCTGGGCCTCACTGAATCACCTGGATTCCCACATTCT GCTCTGCCTCATGGGAATCGCAGAGACTCCAGGCTGTGCCACCCTGCTCCCAGCATCGCTGTTCGTCAGTAGCCATCCAG CAGGAGACCGGCCTGGCATGCTCTGCAGCTTCCGGATCCCTGGCGCCTGGTCCTGTGCATGGTCCCTGAACATTCAGGCAAACAACTGCTTCAGTACAG GCTTGTCTCGGCGGGTCCTAGTGACCAACGTGGTGACGGGACACCGGCAGTCCTTTGGGACCAGCAGTGATGTCTTGGCCCAGCAGTTTGCCCTCATG GCTCCTTTGCTGTTTAACGGCTGTCGTTCTGGGGAGATCTTTGCCATAGATCTACGTTGCCGAAATCAGGGCAAGGGCTGGAAGGCCACCCGCCTATTCCATGACTCAGCAGTGACCTCTGTGCAAATCCTCCAAGAAGAACAAAACCTGATGGCATCCGACATGGCAGGAACG ATCAAGCTGTGGGACCTGAGGACCACTAAGTGTATAAGACAGTATGAAGGTCATGTGAACGAGTATGCCTACCTGCCCCTGCATGTGCACGAGGAAGAAGGAATTGTGGTAGCAG tggGCCAGGACTGCTACACGAGAATCTGGAGCTTCCATGACGCCTGCCTGCTCAGAACCATACCCTCTCCACATCCTACCTCTAAGGCTGACATACCCAGTGTGGCCTTCTCTTCTCGGCTCGGGGGCTTCCGGGGAGCCCCAGGGCTGCTCATGGCTGTCCAGCAGGACCTTTACTGTTTCTCCTACACCTAA
- the DCAF4 gene encoding DDB1- and CUL4-associated factor 4 isoform X3 yields the protein MHENLYFTNRKVNSVCWASLNHLDSHILLCLMGIAETPGCATLLPASLFVSSHPAGDRPGMLCSFRIPGAWSCAWSLNIQANNCFSTGLSRRVLVTNVVTGHRQSFGTSSDVLAQQFALMAPLLFNGCRSGEIFAIDLRCRNQGKGWKATRLFHDSAVTSVQILQEEQNLMASDMAGTIKLWDLRTTKCIRQYEGHVNEYAYLPLHVHEEEGIVVAVGQDCYTRIWSFHDACLLRTIPSPHPTSKADIPSVAFSSRLGGFRGAPGLLMAVQQDLYCFSYT from the exons ATGCATGAAAACCTGTACTTCACCAACCGGAAG GTGAACTCTGTGTGCTGGGCCTCACTGAATCACCTGGATTCCCACATTCT GCTCTGCCTCATGGGAATCGCAGAGACTCCAGGCTGTGCCACCCTGCTCCCAGCATCGCTGTTCGTCAGTAGCCATCCAG CAGGAGACCGGCCTGGCATGCTCTGCAGCTTCCGGATCCCTGGCGCCTGGTCCTGTGCATGGTCCCTGAACATTCAGGCAAACAACTGCTTCAGTACAG GCTTGTCTCGGCGGGTCCTAGTGACCAACGTGGTGACGGGACACCGGCAGTCCTTTGGGACCAGCAGTGATGTCTTGGCCCAGCAGTTTGCCCTCATG GCTCCTTTGCTGTTTAACGGCTGTCGTTCTGGGGAGATCTTTGCCATAGATCTACGTTGCCGAAATCAGGGCAAGGGCTGGAAGGCCACCCGCCTATTCCATGACTCAGCAGTGACCTCTGTGCAAATCCTCCAAGAAGAACAAAACCTGATGGCATCCGACATGGCAGGAACG ATCAAGCTGTGGGACCTGAGGACCACTAAGTGTATAAGACAGTATGAAGGTCATGTGAACGAGTATGCCTACCTGCCCCTGCATGTGCACGAGGAAGAAGGAATTGTGGTAGCAG tggGCCAGGACTGCTACACGAGAATCTGGAGCTTCCATGACGCCTGCCTGCTCAGAACCATACCCTCTCCACATCCTACCTCTAAGGCTGACATACCCAGTGTGGCCTTCTCTTCTCGGCTCGGGGGCTTCCGGGGAGCCCCAGGGCTGCTCATGGCTGTCCAGCAGGACCTTTACTGTTTCTCCTACACCTAA
- the ZFYVE1 gene encoding zinc finger FYVE domain-containing protein 1 isoform X2, with protein MGISLHVVPCRALRSLLPFFWRNFREALSDRFSGEIPDDQMAHSSFFPDEYFTCSSLCLSCGAGCKNSMNHGKEGVPHEAKSRCRYSHQYDNRVYTCKACYERGKEVSVVPKTSASTDSPWMGLAKYAWSGYVIECPNCGVVYRSRQYWFGNQDPVDTVVRTEIVHVWPGTDGFLKDNNNAAQRLLDGMNFMAQSVSELSLGPTKAVTSWLTDQIAPAYWRPNSQILSCNKCATSFKDNDTKHHCRACGEGFCDSCSSKTRPVPERGWGPAPVRVCDNCYEARNVQLDVTEAQADDEGGTLIARKVGEAVQSTLGAVVTAIDIPLGLVKDAARPAYWVPDHEILHCHNCRKEFSIKLSKHHCRACGQGFCDECSHDRRAVPSRGWDHPVRVCFNCNKKPGDL; from the exons ATGGGAATCAGCCTGCACGTTGTTCCATGCCGAGCTTTGAGATCCTTGCTGCCATTTTTCTGGAGAAATTTCAGAGAA GCCCTGAGTGACCGCTTCAGCGGCGAGATCCCCGATGACCAGATGGCACATAGCTCCTTTTTTCCAGATGAATACTTCACCTGCTCCTCCTTGTGTCTCAGCTGTGG GGCTGGATGTAAGAACAGCATGAATCATGGAAAAGAAGGAGTCCCTCATGAAGCCAAGAGCCGCTGCAGATACTCCCACCAGTATGACAACAGAGTGTATACCTGCAAG GCCTGCTATGAGAGAGGCAAGGAGGTCAGCGTAGTGCCCAAGACATCTGCTTCCACTGACTCCCCCTGGATGGGTCTCGCAAAATATGCCTGGTCTGG GTATGTGATCGAGTGTCCTAACTGTGGCGTGGTCTACCGTAGCCGGCAGTACTGGTTTGGGAACCAGGATCCTGTGGATACGGTGGTTCGGACGGAGATCGTGCATGTGTGGCCTGGA aCTGATGGATTTCTGAAAGATAACAACAATGCTGCCCAGCGCCTCTTGGATGGGATGAACTTCATGGCCCAGTCGGTGTCTGAGCTTAGCCTGGGGCCCACCAAGGCTGTGACTTCCTGGCTGACAGACCAGATTGCCCCTGCATACTGGAGGCCCAACTCCCAGATCCTG AGCTGTAACAAATGCGCTACATCCTTTAAAGATAACGACACCAAGCATCACTGCCGGGCCTGCGGGGAGGGCTTCTGTGACAGCTGTTCATCCAAGACCCGGCCAGTGCCCGAGCGTGGCTGGGGCCCTGCGCCCGTGAGGGTGTGTGACAACTGCTATGAAGCCAGGAATGTCCAGTTAG ACGTGACCGAGGCCCAGGCTGATGATGAAGGCGGGACGCTGATCGCTCGGAAGGTGGGAGAGGCTGTGCAGAGCACTTTGGGAGCCGTGGTGACAGCCATTGACATACCACTAG ggctggTGAAGGATGCGGCCAGGCCGGCGTACTGGGTGCCCGACCACGAGATCCTGCACTGCCACAACTGCCGGAAGGAGTTCAGCATCAAGCTTTCCAAGCACCACTGCCGGGCCTGCGGACAGGGCTTCTGTGACGAGTGCTCCCATGACCGTCGGGCCGTCCCCTCCCGAGGCTGGGACCATCCTGTCCGAGTCTGCTTTAACTGCAATAAAAAGCCCGGTGACCTTTAA
- the ZFYVE1 gene encoding zinc finger FYVE domain-containing protein 1 isoform X3 has product MPNLALSDRFSGEIPDDQMAHSSFFPDEYFTCSSLCLSCGAGCKNSMNHGKEGVPHEAKSRCRYSHQYDNRVYTCKACYERGKEVSVVPKTSASTDSPWMGLAKYAWSGYVIECPNCGVVYRSRQYWFGNQDPVDTVVRTEIVHVWPGTDGFLKDNNNAAQRLLDGMNFMAQSVSELSLGPTKAVTSWLTDQIAPAYWRPNSQILSCNKCATSFKDNDTKHHCRACGEGFCDSCSSKTRPVPERGWGPAPVRVCDNCYEARNVQLDVTEAQADDEGGTLIARKVGEAVQSTLGAVVTAIDIPLGLVKDAARPAYWVPDHEILHCHNCRKEFSIKLSKHHCRACGQGFCDECSHDRRAVPSRGWDHPVRVCFNCNKKPGDL; this is encoded by the exons ATGCCAAATTTG GCCCTGAGTGACCGCTTCAGCGGCGAGATCCCCGATGACCAGATGGCACATAGCTCCTTTTTTCCAGATGAATACTTCACCTGCTCCTCCTTGTGTCTCAGCTGTGG GGCTGGATGTAAGAACAGCATGAATCATGGAAAAGAAGGAGTCCCTCATGAAGCCAAGAGCCGCTGCAGATACTCCCACCAGTATGACAACAGAGTGTATACCTGCAAG GCCTGCTATGAGAGAGGCAAGGAGGTCAGCGTAGTGCCCAAGACATCTGCTTCCACTGACTCCCCCTGGATGGGTCTCGCAAAATATGCCTGGTCTGG GTATGTGATCGAGTGTCCTAACTGTGGCGTGGTCTACCGTAGCCGGCAGTACTGGTTTGGGAACCAGGATCCTGTGGATACGGTGGTTCGGACGGAGATCGTGCATGTGTGGCCTGGA aCTGATGGATTTCTGAAAGATAACAACAATGCTGCCCAGCGCCTCTTGGATGGGATGAACTTCATGGCCCAGTCGGTGTCTGAGCTTAGCCTGGGGCCCACCAAGGCTGTGACTTCCTGGCTGACAGACCAGATTGCCCCTGCATACTGGAGGCCCAACTCCCAGATCCTG AGCTGTAACAAATGCGCTACATCCTTTAAAGATAACGACACCAAGCATCACTGCCGGGCCTGCGGGGAGGGCTTCTGTGACAGCTGTTCATCCAAGACCCGGCCAGTGCCCGAGCGTGGCTGGGGCCCTGCGCCCGTGAGGGTGTGTGACAACTGCTATGAAGCCAGGAATGTCCAGTTAG ACGTGACCGAGGCCCAGGCTGATGATGAAGGCGGGACGCTGATCGCTCGGAAGGTGGGAGAGGCTGTGCAGAGCACTTTGGGAGCCGTGGTGACAGCCATTGACATACCACTAG ggctggTGAAGGATGCGGCCAGGCCGGCGTACTGGGTGCCCGACCACGAGATCCTGCACTGCCACAACTGCCGGAAGGAGTTCAGCATCAAGCTTTCCAAGCACCACTGCCGGGCCTGCGGACAGGGCTTCTGTGACGAGTGCTCCCATGACCGTCGGGCCGTCCCCTCCCGAGGCTGGGACCATCCTGTCCGAGTCTGCTTTAACTGCAATAAAAAGCCCGGTGACCTTTAA
- the ZFYVE1 gene encoding zinc finger FYVE domain-containing protein 1 isoform X4, with protein MAHSSFFPDEYFTCSSLCLSCGAGCKNSMNHGKEGVPHEAKSRCRYSHQYDNRVYTCKACYERGKEVSVVPKTSASTDSPWMGLAKYAWSGYVIECPNCGVVYRSRQYWFGNQDPVDTVVRTEIVHVWPGTDGFLKDNNNAAQRLLDGMNFMAQSVSELSLGPTKAVTSWLTDQIAPAYWRPNSQILSCNKCATSFKDNDTKHHCRACGEGFCDSCSSKTRPVPERGWGPAPVRVCDNCYEARNVQLDVTEAQADDEGGTLIARKVGEAVQSTLGAVVTAIDIPLGLVKDAARPAYWVPDHEILHCHNCRKEFSIKLSKHHCRACGQGFCDECSHDRRAVPSRGWDHPVRVCFNCNKKPGDL; from the exons ATGGCACATAGCTCCTTTTTTCCAGATGAATACTTCACCTGCTCCTCCTTGTGTCTCAGCTGTGG GGCTGGATGTAAGAACAGCATGAATCATGGAAAAGAAGGAGTCCCTCATGAAGCCAAGAGCCGCTGCAGATACTCCCACCAGTATGACAACAGAGTGTATACCTGCAAG GCCTGCTATGAGAGAGGCAAGGAGGTCAGCGTAGTGCCCAAGACATCTGCTTCCACTGACTCCCCCTGGATGGGTCTCGCAAAATATGCCTGGTCTGG GTATGTGATCGAGTGTCCTAACTGTGGCGTGGTCTACCGTAGCCGGCAGTACTGGTTTGGGAACCAGGATCCTGTGGATACGGTGGTTCGGACGGAGATCGTGCATGTGTGGCCTGGA aCTGATGGATTTCTGAAAGATAACAACAATGCTGCCCAGCGCCTCTTGGATGGGATGAACTTCATGGCCCAGTCGGTGTCTGAGCTTAGCCTGGGGCCCACCAAGGCTGTGACTTCCTGGCTGACAGACCAGATTGCCCCTGCATACTGGAGGCCCAACTCCCAGATCCTG AGCTGTAACAAATGCGCTACATCCTTTAAAGATAACGACACCAAGCATCACTGCCGGGCCTGCGGGGAGGGCTTCTGTGACAGCTGTTCATCCAAGACCCGGCCAGTGCCCGAGCGTGGCTGGGGCCCTGCGCCCGTGAGGGTGTGTGACAACTGCTATGAAGCCAGGAATGTCCAGTTAG ACGTGACCGAGGCCCAGGCTGATGATGAAGGCGGGACGCTGATCGCTCGGAAGGTGGGAGAGGCTGTGCAGAGCACTTTGGGAGCCGTGGTGACAGCCATTGACATACCACTAG ggctggTGAAGGATGCGGCCAGGCCGGCGTACTGGGTGCCCGACCACGAGATCCTGCACTGCCACAACTGCCGGAAGGAGTTCAGCATCAAGCTTTCCAAGCACCACTGCCGGGCCTGCGGACAGGGCTTCTGTGACGAGTGCTCCCATGACCGTCGGGCCGTCCCCTCCCGAGGCTGGGACCATCCTGTCCGAGTCTGCTTTAACTGCAATAAAAAGCCCGGTGACCTTTAA